In the genome of Streptomyces sp. SLBN-118, the window CCTGTGCGGCAGCCGCGGCCCCCAGCGCCTCGGCGAGCCGGGGCGACACCCCTCTGTGTTGAAGCGCCGCGCTCCAGCGGGGTCCGATGGTGAGCAGCGAGCCCGTGGCCAGAACGGAGAGCAGAAAGCCATAACTCCTCGCGAGCCATGGGTCGTACAGGACGAGCAGCAGGACGGCTGACGCCAGTGCGGGCAGCAGCGACCGGCGGCGTCCACTGCCGATGGCGAGCAGCGCGACGGTCCCGCAGGCCGCTGCCCGCAGCACGCTCGGCTCCGGGCGGCACAGGACAACGAACGCGAGCGTGAGGCCACCGCCAAGGAGCGCGGCTCCTCGCAGCGTGATGCCCAACCGGGGCGCGAGACCACGCCGTTCGGCCAGCAGGGCGGTGCCCGGCGGTCCGATCAGCAGTATGAGCACGACGGTCAGATTGCTGCCCGATACGGCGAGCAGATGCGTGAGGTCAGTCGCCTCGAAGGCATCCTGGAGGTCGGGATTGACCCGGGAGGTGTCTCCCACGACCAGCCCGGGGAGCAGAGCGCGGGCGTCCGGGTCGAGCCTGTCCGTCGCCGCGCGCAGCCCTGCCCTGAGTCCGCCGGCCGTCCGCTGAAGGGCGGTCGGCGGGCCGGTGATCCGCGGCTGACCGGCCCCGTCCGGGCGCAGGACCGCCGCGAACCGGTCGTCGGCATTCAAGGGCGGGGCGAGCCGTCCCGCCAGCTGGAGCCGGGTGGAAGGCAGGAGCCGCAGCCAGCGGGCGACGGACTCGCCCGCCTCCCCGGACGCGCCTGCCCGCACGATCAGCAGCACGGGCGTCCGGGTCGCGGTCACTGTGCCGCCCGGCCCCGTCACTCGTCTCACCTCCGCGTCCAGCACCACGGATCGTCCGGCCATCTGATCGCCGCGGACGCGGGGCCGGGTCAGCCGAGGATCGGATGTGACGGTCAACTCGGCCGTGACGTGGGCATATTGGTCCGCCCATTCCGGCAGTGGACCCCGCCGCAGATCTGCGCCGTGCAGACCGGCCGAGGCCGCACCCGCGGCACCGCACAGCAGCATGGCCGCCAGCGCGGTGGCGCTGAGCCTGGGCCGGAGCCGGCGGGCGGAGCTCGCATCCTCGCCGTCCGCCGCCGGATCCGCGCCCGCTCGGGCACGCATCGCCCGCGCCACCGCCGGAGCCAGCAACAGCCCCGCCACGAGAATGCCGACCGTCACGGCCAGCCCGGTCCACCAGCCCGGCACGCCGATGGCGAGAGCGGCGGCGGCCCAGGCAGCCAGGGCGGGGGGCACCAGCCGCAGATCCGCCGGTCCTTCCTGGCGCGGGTCGGACGCTCCAAGCCGATGGCCCGACGCGGCATGTACCTCCGGGCGCGTCATGGCCGTACGAGGGTCTGGAGGTCCGCGAACCGGCGGGCGCCGATCCCGTCGACCTCGCGGAGTTCGTCGACGGACCGGAAACCCCCGTGCTGGGCGCGGTAGTCGATGATGTGCTGGGCCAGCACGGGACCGACCCCGGGCAGGGTGTCGAGCTGCTCCACGGTCGCCGAGTTGAGGCTCACCGGCCCCGCCGCCCGAGACCCTGCCGCGCCTGCTCCGCCCGGGCCCGATCCGGTGGCGGGCAACCCCGGCGGTACGGCGACCCCCACCACCACCTGCTCTCCGTCCATGAGCACCCGAGCCCGGTTGAGCCCGGTCAGGTCCGTACCCGCTCTGACGCCACCGGCCGCCCTCAGCGCGTCTGCCACTCTGGATCCCGCCGGCAGCCGGTGGATGCCCGGCCGCCGCACCTTGCCGCTGACGTCGACGACGATCCGCCCGCCGCCCGGCCCCGTTTCGGGCGGTGGCCCCCCGCCGGGTGGTGGCGGCCCGGCGGACGGCGGGGGCTGCGGCATGGCGGCGCCGTGCTGGACGAGCTCCGGGGCGCGTACGGCCTGGGGCCGCCCCACCCAGAAGTGCTGGACCGCGAAGACCGCGGAGAGCACGAGAACAACGGCCAGAGCGGCGAGCGCCCGGGGCTCCAGCCCGCATCTGAGCTGCACCCACAGCGGCAACCGCTCCCGCAGTGCCAGCCGCATGCGCTGCCGGGCGCTCGTACCGATGTCCACATCCGCGCCGACGTCCATGTCCGCGGCTGCCACGGGCCCTTCGGCACGCGAGCGCCCGACAGCCGCGCCGAGGCCCGCGCCGGGCGGGTCGGCACGTCCCGTGACGCCGGCCGATCCGTCGAACAGGGCGTCCGCGCGGCGGCGGGCTGTGCTCGACGCGGCAGCAACTCGCCCGCCGCCCAGACGAGCGGCGCGGCGAGCAGACCGGCGATCGGTGCGGTGCACACGGCGGCCGGGGCCGCTGCCCGCGCCAGATGCGAATCCGGGGTCACGGCCGTCGCGGGCGCGGCCGTCGGACGCCGGGGCCCTGCCCGGGCCACTGCTTGCGGAACGTGTTCTCAGAGCCATGTCACAGGACGGTAGGCACATCCACACGAACCTGCTGAGCAGGCCCAAATTCCGTGGACAACCGCCCTGTTGTGGATAACTCAGTCACCCACAAGGGCGTCGGCAGCACCTCATCGAGGCGAGACAACAGCCCCCAGCAGCCCTGGTCCCGTATGCGCCCCGATCACCGCGCCCACCTCGCTCACATGCAGGTCCACAAGGCCCGGGACCCGCTCCCGCAGGCGCTCCGCCAGGGCCGCCGCCCGCTCCGGCGCGGCGAGATGGTGCACGGCGATGTCGACGCTGCTCGTGCCCGCCCGGTCGACGACGATCTCCTCCAGCCGGGCGATCGCCTTCGAGGCCGTACGCACCTTCTCCAGCAGCTCGATCCGGCCGCCGTCCAGCTGGAGCAGCGGCTTCACGGCGAGCGCCGAGCCCAGCAGTGCCTGAGCGGCCCCGATCCGGCCGCCACGGCGCAGATAGTCCAGGGTGTCGACGTAGAAGTAGGCCGACGTTCCAGCGGCGCGCTTCTCCGCGGCGGCCACCGCCTCGTCCAGCGTGCCGCCCCCCTCCACGGTCTCTGCGGCGGCGAGTGCGCAGAACCCCAGGGCCATGGCGACCATCCCGGTGTCCACCACCCGCACCGGCACCGGCGCGTCCTTGGCCGCCAGCACGGCCGAGTCGTATGTCCCGGAGATCTCACCCGACAGATGCAGCGAGACGATCCCCGTCGCCCCGGCCTCCGCTCGCACGCGGTACGCCTCGGCGAACACCTCGGGGCTCGGCCTGGACGTGGTCACCGGGCGTCGCTTCTGCAATGCGAGCGCCAGCGAGCGGGCCGAGATCTCGGTGCCCTCCTCCAGCGCCTGGTCGCCAAGTACGACGGTCAGCGGCACCGCGATGATGCCGTGGCGCTCCATCGTCGGCGGCGGCAGGTAGGCCGTTGAATCGGTGACGATCGCGACATGGCGGGACATGAGCGGGAGGTTACCCGCAGGGGCGGCCGTACGGCAGCCCGGGCCCTCGTCGTTGATCGCGTCGCTTGTCTGGTGGTTCAGTTCGAGGTCTCCGGACGGGCTGTCTTCTGCCACGGGTAGGAGGGCTGCTGCCGGGGATCGGGCGCCGTGATCGCCTGCGGCGGCTCAGCCACGGTCTGTCCCGGCCCGGCCCCGGCCTCCGGCCACGAAGCCGCCGCAGCCTCCGGCCCCGCCGCCTCCGACCAGTGCCGCAGCGCTCCCGCCTCCACATCGATCTGTGTGCTCAGCGCGTCCAGATCGTCGTCGGCGAACTTCCGTGCCCGGTCCCGCGCCGCCCACCGCAGCGACTCGGCCGAGCGCGTGATCCGCTCCGTACGTTCGCGCAGCCCGGGCAGCAGCGACGCCACCGTCGCACGGTCCGGCTCTCGCTCCAGTCGCTTCAGCTCGTCGTCGAGCTCATGTCCGTGGGCACTCAGCCGCTGGAACAGGCTCATCGACTCGGACAGCGAGGCGTCCTCGGCCACCCCGGCGTGCAGCGCGTCCTGCGTCGCCCTCATCGACGTACGCAGTGAAAGCCGCAGCTGTGCCAGCTCGCCGACGACCCCGCCCTGGCCGTAGCTCTTCGCGCGCAGCGTCGTCTCCTCGACGGTGCGGCGCGCCTGCGTGACGGTGCGCTCCACGCCTCGCTTGGCCGCGCCGATGGCCTTCACGCTGACATACACCCCCAACGTCACCAAGGCGACGAAAAGCAGCGCCAATATCAGAATCGCGGCTTCCATGAGCGCCCCTCCGGCATCGGCTGTTGTCCCTCCACGGTAAACGGAACGGGCAGGCCGCGGGTTCCACCGGAACCCCCAACCTGCCCGTAGGGGAAACCCCTGCCGTAAACCGGCCCTGCGCTACGCGGGGACGATGTTGACCAGCTTCGGCGCCCGCACGATCACCTTGCGGATCTCCGCGCCGCCCAGCGCCGCGACGACCGCCGCATCACCCAGCGCCAGCGACTCCAGTTCCGCGTCCGAAACCGACGGGGAGACCTCCAGCCGCGCCCTGACCTTGCCCTTGATCTGCACCACGCAGGTCACGGACTCGTCCACGACATAGGCCGGGTCGGCGACCGGGAAGTCCTGGTGCACGACCGAGTCGCCGTGGCCCAGCCGGTGCCACAGCTCCTCGGCGATGTGCGGGGCCAGCGGAGCGATCAGCAGCACCAGCCGCTCCGCCACGCTGCGCGACAGCGGGCCGCCCACCTTGGTCAGGTGGT includes:
- a CDS encoding DegV family protein, coding for MSRHVAIVTDSTAYLPPPTMERHGIIAVPLTVVLGDQALEEGTEISARSLALALQKRRPVTTSRPSPEVFAEAYRVRAEAGATGIVSLHLSGEISGTYDSAVLAAKDAPVPVRVVDTGMVAMALGFCALAAAETVEGGGTLDEAVAAAEKRAAGTSAYFYVDTLDYLRRGGRIGAAQALLGSALAVKPLLQLDGGRIELLEKVRTASKAIARLEEIVVDRAGTSSVDIAVHHLAAPERAAALAERLRERVPGLVDLHVSEVGAVIGAHTGPGLLGAVVSPR
- a CDS encoding ComEA family DNA-binding protein, coding for MALRTRSASSGPGRAPASDGRARDGRDPGFASGAGSGPGRRVHRTDRRSARRAARLGGGRVAAASSTARRRADALFDGSAGVTGRADPPGAGLGAAVGRSRAEGPVAAADMDVGADVDIGTSARQRMRLALRERLPLWVQLRCGLEPRALAALAVVLVLSAVFAVQHFWVGRPQAVRAPELVQHGAAMPQPPPSAGPPPPGGGPPPETGPGGGRIVVDVSGKVRRPGIHRLPAGSRVADALRAAGGVRAGTDLTGLNRARVLMDGEQVVVGVAVPPGLPATGSGPGGAGAAGSRAAGPVSLNSATVEQLDTLPGVGPVLAQHIIDYRAQHGGFRSVDELREVDGIGARRFADLQTLVRP